One Halorientalis litorea DNA segment encodes these proteins:
- a CDS encoding DNA double-strand break repair nuclease NurA, translating into MTLDPVHFDGIARLAGRIQSGVDASDHRAFADTVWSEFLAPLRRDGTAVLEPLGQQRRRLVDTEDAALMESRFPTQHGLDSGTINPTTFKNGLVIDVAQAAMAAVPSDLELHRARSVVSTVHSNDGTVAVGEDDWTLFDDGYSKGRIMQAPRVDRYEQTVVHALALYLAESHHAALQAEVVDDLLILDGPIYPTGLLKWTDQDPTLADLLVDDERPRDVVQNYVDLVETFVARDVPLVGFVKNTAAKAITRTVRRKQSAPWVNDAAFFEQVLRRTDDEGDTRTDALTFTNWFRSRCGADRVLSPTSDYDLSLTRALEPEAYEVTFFVVYDPREELVYRVEAPYAFTKDPDLREDLTMQILTDVAAQTGPPLAVQKADELARISRQEKRALQRQLENTFDTDRQREYNDVRWDGVE; encoded by the coding sequence ATGACCCTCGACCCGGTGCATTTCGACGGCATCGCCCGACTCGCCGGGCGGATTCAGAGCGGTGTCGACGCGAGCGACCACCGGGCGTTCGCCGACACTGTCTGGTCCGAGTTCCTCGCCCCCCTCCGCCGGGACGGCACCGCCGTCCTCGAACCACTCGGCCAGCAACGCCGCCGCCTCGTCGACACCGAGGACGCCGCGCTGATGGAGTCGCGATTCCCGACCCAGCACGGCCTCGACTCGGGGACTATCAACCCGACCACGTTCAAGAACGGCCTCGTCATCGACGTGGCCCAGGCCGCGATGGCCGCGGTTCCGTCCGACCTCGAACTCCACCGTGCCCGCTCGGTGGTAAGTACCGTCCACTCCAACGACGGCACCGTCGCCGTCGGCGAGGACGACTGGACGCTGTTCGACGACGGCTACTCGAAGGGCCGCATCATGCAAGCCCCCCGCGTCGACCGCTACGAACAGACCGTCGTTCACGCCCTCGCGCTCTACCTCGCCGAGAGCCACCACGCCGCCCTGCAGGCCGAGGTGGTCGACGACCTCTTGATTCTCGACGGCCCCATCTACCCCACGGGTCTGCTGAAGTGGACCGACCAGGACCCGACGCTCGCGGACCTCCTCGTCGACGACGAGCGACCCCGCGACGTGGTGCAGAACTACGTCGACCTCGTGGAGACGTTCGTCGCCCGCGACGTTCCGCTCGTCGGGTTCGTGAAAAACACAGCCGCCAAGGCCATCACGCGCACCGTCCGCCGCAAGCAGAGTGCCCCGTGGGTCAACGACGCGGCCTTCTTCGAGCAGGTCCTGCGCCGCACGGACGACGAGGGCGACACCCGCACCGACGCACTCACCTTCACCAACTGGTTCCGCTCGCGCTGTGGTGCCGACCGCGTCCTCTCACCGACCAGCGACTACGACCTCTCGCTCACCCGCGCTCTCGAACCCGAGGCCTACGAAGTCACCTTCTTCGTCGTCTACGACCCCCGCGAGGAACTGGTCTACCGCGTGGAAGCCCCCTACGCGTTCACGAAAGACCCCGACCTCCGGGAGGACCTGACCATGCAAATCCTGACCGACGTGGCCGCACAGACCGGCCCACCGCTGGCCGTCCAGAAAGCCGACGAACTGGCCCGCATCAGCCGACAAGAGAAACGCGCCCTCCAGCGGCAACTGGAGAACACCTTCGACACCGACCGCCAGCGCGAGTATAACGACGTGCGCTGGGACGGCGTGGAGTGA
- a CDS encoding DUF7522 family protein — translation METTIVDEAFADKLIATARTAAGDSLRSLTYFTRSDFEQLYLRDDLERDADLDSFIGHEWRGFKNTTNAYRGTELGEYRYTIRVFENGFLLRVTSDRDGVFMTTDGATIRDFNTYAKAIKEVLHEKTGRDD, via the coding sequence ATGGAGACGACCATCGTGGACGAGGCGTTCGCGGACAAGCTAATCGCCACCGCGCGGACGGCCGCGGGCGACAGCCTCCGTTCCCTGACGTACTTCACGCGCTCGGACTTCGAGCAGTTGTACCTCCGCGATGACCTCGAACGCGACGCCGACCTCGACAGCTTCATCGGCCACGAGTGGCGGGGGTTCAAGAACACGACGAACGCCTACCGTGGCACCGAACTCGGCGAGTACCGCTACACGATTCGCGTCTTCGAGAACGGCTTTCTCCTCCGTGTCACCAGTGACCGCGACGGCGTGTTCATGACCACCGACGGCGCGACCATCCGCGACTTCAACACCTACGCGAAGGCCATCAAGGAAGTCCTCCACGAGAAGACCGGCCGCGACGACTGA
- the gpmI gene encoding 2,3-bisphosphoglycerate-independent phosphoglycerate mutase, with product MHVGLVILDGWGLNPDESARDAVRGAETPTFDRIREQGAFGTLETHGRRVGLPDGQMGNSEVGHLNIGAGRVVKQEATRITDDIREGTLGENDAIASAFDHAADTGGRVHLLGLVSDGGVHAYQSHLHALVDVAAERGVEAVTHAFTDGRDTSPTGGEEYLGALQAHAEDRGTGHVATVSGRYYAMDRDQNWERTKRAYDAIVNREGAYTAASAVDAVVQSYDRGDTDEFVEPTLVEGGPALEDGDAVLFFNFRSDRARQLTRMLADIDPEWEFETDPPATRFVTMTEYDATFDLPVAYGPPNPEDVLGEVLADTDHTQLRIAETEKYAHVTYFLNGGREVEFPGERREIVASPDVPTYDQRPEMSAPAVTDTARNVLEADDPDVLVLNYANPDMVGHTGDFEAAVAAVEAVDTQLDRLLTAIHDAGGHALVTADHGNADDMGTAREPHTAHTLNPVPFVYLDPAGGDGGRAVRAGGTLADVAPTMLELLDIDRPAAMTGESLLE from the coding sequence ATGCACGTGGGGCTGGTCATCCTCGACGGTTGGGGTCTGAACCCCGACGAATCGGCCCGCGATGCGGTCCGGGGCGCGGAGACGCCGACGTTCGACCGCATCCGCGAGCAGGGTGCGTTCGGGACGCTCGAAACACACGGCCGTCGTGTCGGCCTTCCCGACGGACAGATGGGCAACAGCGAAGTCGGCCACCTCAACATCGGCGCGGGCCGCGTCGTCAAACAGGAGGCGACCCGTATCACCGACGACATCCGTGAGGGGACACTCGGCGAGAACGACGCCATCGCCTCGGCGTTCGACCACGCCGCCGACACCGGTGGCCGCGTCCACCTCCTCGGGTTGGTCAGCGACGGCGGCGTCCACGCCTACCAGTCCCACCTCCACGCACTCGTGGACGTGGCCGCGGAACGCGGCGTCGAGGCGGTCACCCACGCCTTCACCGACGGCCGGGACACCTCGCCGACGGGGGGCGAGGAGTACCTCGGAGCACTACAGGCACACGCCGAGGACCGGGGCACGGGTCACGTCGCCACCGTCTCGGGGCGATACTACGCGATGGACCGCGACCAGAACTGGGAGCGGACCAAGCGGGCCTACGACGCCATCGTGAACCGCGAGGGGGCGTACACTGCGGCGTCGGCCGTCGACGCCGTCGTGCAGTCCTACGACCGGGGCGACACCGACGAGTTCGTCGAGCCGACACTCGTGGAAGGTGGGCCGGCACTCGAAGACGGCGATGCAGTCCTATTTTTCAACTTCCGCTCTGACCGCGCCCGGCAGTTGACCCGGATGCTGGCGGACATCGACCCCGAGTGGGAGTTCGAGACTGACCCACCGGCGACGCGGTTCGTGACGATGACCGAGTACGACGCGACGTTCGACCTCCCGGTGGCGTACGGCCCGCCGAACCCCGAGGACGTGCTGGGCGAGGTGCTGGCCGACACCGACCACACGCAGTTACGTATCGCGGAGACGGAGAAGTACGCCCACGTCACGTACTTCCTCAACGGCGGCCGCGAAGTCGAGTTCCCGGGCGAGCGGCGCGAAATCGTCGCCAGCCCCGACGTGCCGACCTACGACCAACGACCGGAGATGAGCGCGCCGGCAGTGACCGACACCGCGCGGAACGTACTCGAGGCCGACGACCCGGACGTGTTGGTCCTCAACTACGCGAACCCGGACATGGTGGGACACACGGGCGATTTCGAGGCGGCCGTCGCGGCGGTCGAAGCGGTCGACACACAACTCGACCGACTCCTCACCGCAATCCACGACGCCGGCGGTCACGCGCTCGTCACCGCTGACCACGGCAACGCCGACGACATGGGGACCGCCAGGGAGCCACACACCGCCCACACCCTCAACCCTGTCCCGTTCGTCTATCTCGACCCGGCGGGAGGGGACGGTGGCCGAGCGGTCAGAGCGGGCGGGACGCTCGCGGACGTGGCACCGACGATGCTGGAGCTACTGGACATCGACCGGCCGGCCGCGATGACCGGCGAGTCGCTGCTGGAGTGA
- a CDS encoding GNAT family N-acetyltransferase: MSSYESLDIGTDVRRDIYQYIDHHGEVRPSAVAEEVGADPEEFRHHVSVLKRDDYIEELDDGRLRVKMKCGEAEEHETGGLEYVIRPAGQQDVSSILGVVREIAEEQVYLVAESVAEQLEYERVARRRSASETHVFFVATVEDDVVGWCQVEIPRMAKLSHTAELTLGVLVEYRRYSIGAHLLQRGMEWAASQDCRRVYCSLPETNHLAVSFLQENGWRIEAVRSGHFDIDGEAVDEVMVAADLD, translated from the coding sequence ATGAGTTCCTACGAGTCGCTCGACATCGGAACCGATGTACGCCGGGACATCTACCAGTACATCGACCATCACGGAGAAGTTCGGCCGTCGGCAGTCGCCGAGGAAGTCGGTGCCGACCCGGAGGAGTTCCGTCACCACGTCTCTGTTCTCAAGCGCGACGACTACATCGAGGAACTCGACGATGGACGACTGCGGGTCAAGATGAAATGCGGGGAGGCAGAAGAACACGAAACCGGCGGACTGGAGTACGTGATTCGCCCAGCGGGACAGCAGGACGTGTCGAGCATCCTCGGCGTCGTCCGGGAGATAGCCGAAGAACAGGTCTACCTGGTCGCCGAGAGCGTCGCGGAACAACTCGAGTACGAGCGCGTGGCACGCCGGCGGAGCGCGAGCGAGACGCACGTGTTCTTCGTCGCCACCGTCGAAGACGACGTGGTCGGCTGGTGTCAAGTCGAGATTCCGCGGATGGCAAAACTCTCACACACCGCCGAGCTGACGCTGGGCGTCCTCGTGGAGTACCGTCGCTACAGCATCGGCGCACACCTCCTCCAGCGCGGAATGGAGTGGGCCGCCAGTCAGGACTGCCGGCGGGTCTACTGCTCGCTCCCGGAGACGAACCACCTCGCCGTCTCGTTCCTGCAGGAGAACGGGTGGCGTATCGAAGCCGTCAGAAGCGGCCACTTCGACATCGACGGCGAAGCAGTCGACGAAGTGATGGTCGCCGCCGACCTCGATTAA
- the nadC gene encoding carboxylating nicotinate-nucleotide diphosphorylase: MLTDSQVEAWLREDIGHHDVTNHVPGETTGHLVAKEAGVAAGLDAAKAVFAYFDLDAERRVETGDRVEAGETVLAVDGPARDVLRGERVAVNVAGHASGIATKTRRAVDAAEAVADGVRVAGTRKTTPGLRGVEKRAVAAGGGDTHRLDLSHMVMVKDNHVAEMGLESAVEQFRDRVSFTTKIEVEVEIPADAPRAATAGADIVLLDNMTPTETADAVEQLRAADADALAEASGGITVADVPDYATTGVDVISMGSLTHSAPTLDYSFRTD; encoded by the coding sequence ATGCTCACCGACTCGCAGGTCGAAGCGTGGCTCCGGGAAGACATCGGCCACCACGACGTGACGAACCACGTCCCCGGCGAGACGACTGGCCACCTCGTCGCCAAAGAGGCCGGCGTCGCCGCCGGTCTGGACGCGGCCAAAGCCGTCTTCGCGTACTTCGACCTCGACGCCGAGCGGCGGGTCGAAACCGGGGACCGCGTCGAGGCAGGTGAGACCGTCCTCGCCGTCGACGGGCCGGCGCGGGACGTGCTGCGCGGCGAACGCGTGGCCGTGAACGTCGCCGGGCACGCCTCGGGCATCGCCACGAAGACGCGCCGAGCGGTCGACGCGGCCGAGGCCGTCGCCGACGGGGTACGTGTCGCCGGGACGCGCAAGACGACGCCCGGTCTCCGTGGCGTCGAGAAGCGCGCCGTCGCCGCCGGCGGGGGCGACACCCACCGCCTCGACCTCTCGCACATGGTGATGGTCAAGGACAACCACGTCGCGGAGATGGGCCTCGAATCGGCGGTCGAGCAGTTCCGCGACCGGGTGTCGTTCACGACGAAAATCGAAGTCGAAGTCGAGATACCGGCCGACGCACCGCGGGCCGCGACGGCCGGCGCGGACATCGTCCTGTTGGACAACATGACGCCGACAGAGACGGCAGATGCCGTCGAGCAGTTGCGGGCGGCCGACGCCGACGCGCTGGCGGAGGCGTCCGGCGGCATCACCGTCGCCGACGTGCCCGACTACGCGACGACGGGCGTAGACGTGATTTCGATGGGGTCGCTGACACACTCCGCGCCGACGCTCGATTACTCCTTTCGGACCGATTAA
- a CDS encoding L-aspartate oxidase produces the protein MSDYTETDVLVVGSGIAGLAAGLAAARAGADVTIATKATRPEGASSWWAQGGIAVARDDPAQFKQDILTASDGTADPEAVDVLVENANDAVEDVLLETLDVEFDEAGEEFDFGREAAHSADRILHVDAATGRAIHVPFLNHLDAHDDVEVLDDTAALELIRHEGRVHGAVLEADGDFEPHYAGATVLATGGIGDLYPRSTNPAGSTGDGIAMAALAGADVTDMEYVQFHPTVYAGSEAGNASNRNGEAVAADDGSFLVSEAVRGEGALLRNGDGERFMPDYHADAELAPRDVVARAVATEREATGDVRLDVSPLDFAAEFPGLAQRCEDHGVDWAEGIPVAPAEHYLCGGVTVDDRGRTTLDRLYAVGECARTGVHGANRLASTSLLEGLVWGLRAGRAAAGNDVAVIEAPELLERDPDLPANFAREKFRRLRRVMDEYVGLERDTDDLGRAMAVLRRLKGEVDAYTRTRTARSLYELRSAAVTALLVARQAAENEQSVGCHHLATDEGSPARADD, from the coding sequence ATGAGTGACTACACCGAAACCGACGTACTCGTCGTCGGGTCCGGAATCGCCGGACTGGCCGCGGGACTGGCCGCCGCCCGCGCCGGTGCGGACGTGACAATCGCCACGAAGGCGACCCGGCCCGAAGGGGCCTCTTCGTGGTGGGCACAGGGCGGCATCGCCGTCGCCCGCGACGACCCTGCACAGTTCAAGCAGGACATCCTCACCGCCTCCGACGGCACTGCCGACCCGGAGGCCGTGGACGTGCTGGTCGAGAACGCGAACGACGCCGTCGAGGACGTGCTGTTGGAGACGCTGGACGTGGAGTTCGACGAGGCGGGCGAGGAGTTCGACTTCGGCCGCGAGGCCGCCCACTCGGCGGACCGAATCCTGCACGTCGACGCCGCGACGGGCCGAGCCATCCACGTGCCGTTCCTGAACCACCTCGACGCCCACGACGATGTGGAGGTTCTGGACGACACGGCCGCGCTGGAACTGATTCGCCACGAGGGGCGCGTCCACGGGGCGGTGTTGGAGGCTGACGGCGACTTCGAACCGCACTACGCGGGTGCGACGGTACTCGCCACCGGCGGCATCGGCGACCTCTATCCGCGCTCGACCAATCCCGCGGGGTCGACCGGCGACGGCATCGCCATGGCTGCCCTCGCTGGCGCGGACGTGACCGACATGGAGTACGTGCAGTTTCACCCGACGGTCTACGCCGGGAGCGAGGCGGGGAACGCCTCGAACCGGAACGGCGAAGCCGTAGCGGCGGACGACGGCTCGTTCCTCGTCAGCGAGGCCGTCCGTGGCGAGGGCGCGCTCCTCCGTAACGGCGACGGCGAGCGGTTCATGCCCGACTACCACGCGGACGCCGAACTCGCGCCCCGGGACGTGGTGGCCCGCGCCGTCGCGACGGAGCGCGAGGCGACCGGTGACGTGCGGTTGGACGTATCTCCGCTCGATTTCGCCGCGGAGTTCCCCGGACTCGCACAGCGATGCGAGGACCACGGCGTCGATTGGGCGGAGGGAATCCCCGTCGCGCCCGCGGAACACTACCTCTGTGGCGGCGTGACGGTGGACGACCGCGGCCGGACGACGCTGGACCGTCTCTACGCGGTCGGAGAGTGTGCGCGGACGGGCGTCCACGGCGCGAACCGCCTCGCTTCCACGTCGCTGCTGGAGGGACTGGTCTGGGGTCTCCGCGCCGGCCGGGCGGCCGCAGGCAACGACGTCGCGGTCATCGAGGCCCCGGAACTGCTGGAGCGGGACCCGGACCTCCCGGCGAACTTCGCCCGCGAGAAGTTCCGCCGCCTCCGGCGCGTGATGGACGAGTACGTCGGCCTCGAACGCGACACGGACGATTTGGGACGCGCGATGGCGGTCCTGCGCCGCCTCAAGGGTGAGGTCGACGCCTACACGCGCACCCGGACCGCCCGGTCGCTGTACGAACTCCGGTCGGCCGCGGTGACGGCACTGCTGGTCGCCCGGCAGGCCGCCGAGAACGAGCAGTCGGTCGGGTGTCACCACCTCGCGACCGACGAGGGTTCACCCGCACGGGCCGACGACTGA
- the nadA gene encoding quinolinate synthase NadA codes for METARFETDLSLFKYDNLEQLPPAYRDLDEDERTDRIEAALDELGDDVVILGHNYQRREIVQHADFVGDSYQLSKEAAAADADYVIFGGVTFMAESADIITDDDQSVILPSMEASCPMAGMAEALQVDAAWAEITAATDDDIIPITYMNSYADLKAFCAEQGGLVCTSSNAHKAFEYAFEKGDKVLFLPDKHLGENTAHRLDMADEIVEWDPWDPEGKDPEEAAANDIILWDGYCQVHERFRESHIEDLRAERPDANVVVHPECRREVVEAADVVGSTSTICQTVADADPGEAWAIGTEIHLAKHLDRWHPEVEVLPLCGDACMDCNAMRQIDPNYLTWVLEELLEGRERNVIEVAPEEKELAQVALDRMLEI; via the coding sequence ATGGAAACAGCGCGGTTCGAGACGGACCTCAGTCTCTTCAAGTACGACAATCTGGAACAGCTACCCCCGGCCTACCGGGACCTCGACGAGGACGAGCGGACCGACCGCATCGAGGCCGCGCTAGACGAACTGGGTGACGACGTCGTCATCCTCGGGCACAACTACCAGCGACGAGAAATCGTCCAGCACGCCGACTTCGTGGGCGACTCCTACCAACTCTCGAAGGAGGCGGCCGCCGCCGACGCCGACTACGTGATATTCGGCGGCGTGACGTTCATGGCCGAATCGGCCGACATCATCACCGACGACGACCAGTCGGTCATCCTGCCGAGCATGGAGGCGTCCTGTCCGATGGCGGGGATGGCCGAAGCCCTCCAAGTCGACGCCGCGTGGGCCGAGATTACCGCCGCGACGGACGACGATATCATCCCCATCACCTACATGAACAGCTACGCCGACCTCAAGGCGTTCTGTGCCGAGCAGGGGGGCCTCGTCTGTACCTCCTCGAACGCTCACAAGGCGTTCGAGTACGCCTTCGAGAAGGGCGACAAGGTTCTGTTCCTCCCCGACAAGCACCTCGGAGAGAACACGGCCCACAGGCTGGATATGGCCGACGAAATCGTCGAATGGGACCCGTGGGACCCCGAAGGCAAAGACCCCGAGGAGGCCGCCGCGAACGACATCATCCTCTGGGACGGCTACTGTCAGGTCCACGAACGGTTCCGCGAGAGCCACATCGAGGACCTGCGCGCGGAGCGACCCGACGCCAACGTCGTCGTCCACCCCGAGTGTCGCCGCGAAGTCGTCGAGGCCGCCGACGTGGTCGGGTCCACCTCGACCATCTGCCAGACCGTCGCGGACGCCGACCCCGGCGAGGCGTGGGCCATCGGGACGGAGATTCACCTCGCCAAGCACCTCGACCGCTGGCATCCCGAGGTGGAGGTCCTCCCCCTCTGCGGCGACGCCTGTATGGACTGCAACGCCATGCGCCAAATCGACCCCAACTACCTGACGTGGGTGCTCGAGGAACTGCTCGAGGGCCGCGAGCGCAACGTCATCGAAGTCGCGCCCGAGGAGAAGGAACTCGCACAGGTCGCCTTGGACCGGATGCTGGAAATATAA
- the hmgA gene encoding hydroxymethylglutaryl-CoA reductase (NADPH), producing the protein MTDPSDLAARVRDGDLRLHELEAHADHETAAAARRELLEAETDADLSTVGDYAFDAETADPNIENMVGGAQVPMGVVGPVPVNTSESRPAGDRTAEQSGHDGAADGEYYLPLATSEGALVASVNRGCSAIRASGGATARVLKSAMTRAPVFSVPGVAEAGDVAAWVRENTDTLAEAAEATTSHGELRDVTPYVVGDSVFLRFAYDTKDAMGMNMATIATEAACEVVEAETPASLVALSGNLCTDKKPAAINAIEGRGRTVAADVLVPHEQVEDRLKTTAAAIAEANTRKNLVGSLKAGSLGANAQAANVVAAAFLALGQDIAQVVEGSNAITTVEEREEGLYASVTLASLEVGTVGGGTKLPTQAEALDVVGVRGGGDPPGANADALAEIIAVGALAGELSLLGALASSNLASAHEELGR; encoded by the coding sequence ATGACAGACCCGTCCGACCTCGCGGCACGCGTCCGGGACGGCGACCTCCGTCTCCACGAACTGGAAGCCCACGCCGACCACGAGACGGCCGCCGCCGCCCGGCGCGAACTGCTCGAAGCCGAAACGGACGCCGACCTCTCGACAGTGGGCGACTACGCCTTCGACGCGGAGACGGCCGACCCCAACATCGAGAACATGGTCGGCGGGGCACAGGTCCCGATGGGCGTCGTCGGCCCCGTTCCGGTCAACACCAGCGAATCACGCCCGGCCGGCGACCGGACCGCCGAACAGTCCGGGCACGACGGGGCCGCCGACGGCGAGTACTATCTCCCGCTGGCCACCTCGGAGGGCGCGCTGGTCGCCAGCGTCAACCGGGGCTGTTCGGCCATCCGGGCGAGCGGCGGTGCGACGGCACGGGTCCTCAAGTCGGCGATGACCCGCGCCCCGGTGTTCAGCGTCCCGGGCGTCGCCGAGGCGGGTGACGTGGCCGCGTGGGTCCGAGAGAACACCGACACCCTCGCCGAGGCGGCGGAGGCGACGACCAGCCACGGGGAGTTACGCGACGTGACGCCGTACGTCGTCGGCGACAGCGTCTTCCTGCGGTTCGCTTACGACACGAAGGACGCGATGGGCATGAACATGGCCACCATCGCCACCGAAGCGGCCTGTGAGGTAGTCGAGGCAGAGACGCCCGCGTCGCTGGTCGCGCTCTCGGGCAACCTCTGTACCGACAAGAAACCCGCCGCCATCAACGCTATCGAGGGGCGGGGCCGGACGGTGGCTGCCGACGTGCTCGTCCCGCACGAACAGGTCGAGGACCGTCTGAAGACCACCGCGGCGGCCATCGCTGAGGCCAACACCCGGAAGAACCTCGTCGGGAGTCTGAAGGCGGGCAGTCTCGGCGCGAACGCACAGGCCGCCAACGTCGTCGCCGCCGCGTTCCTCGCGCTGGGACAGGACATCGCACAGGTCGTCGAAGGGTCGAACGCCATCACCACCGTCGAGGAGCGCGAGGAGGGCCTCTACGCCAGCGTGACGCTCGCCTCGCTGGAAGTCGGCACCGTCGGCGGCGGGACGAAGTTGCCCACGCAAGCCGAAGCACTGGACGTGGTGGGCGTCCGCGGCGGCGGCGACCCGCCGGGAGCCAACGCCGACGCGCTCGCGGAAATCATCGCCGTCGGCGCGCTGGCCGGTGAGCTCTCCCTACTGGGCGCGCTCGCGTCCAGCAACCTCGCCTCCGCCCACGAGGAACTGGGGCGTTGA
- a CDS encoding DUF5817 domain-containing protein — MYAVVGCSDCQALWVVEGRPERSECPRCGATRQYEKRKQFVTTDDPDHAREVRAAMLAKQQGHEDAFAELDSFAEMDAYLDDVGVDDETYLDAAGIDTDAVAAAADRAASGPSGGANRKETVLSALDTLDSPTEDELVDYATERGVPASYVREALTRLVRRGEVTETGGTYRRL, encoded by the coding sequence ATGTACGCCGTGGTCGGTTGTAGCGACTGTCAGGCACTCTGGGTGGTCGAGGGTCGCCCGGAACGGAGCGAGTGCCCCCGCTGTGGGGCGACCCGACAGTACGAGAAGCGAAAGCAATTCGTCACGACCGACGACCCCGACCACGCCCGGGAGGTCCGTGCCGCGATGCTGGCGAAACAGCAGGGCCACGAGGACGCCTTCGCGGAACTGGACTCGTTCGCGGAGATGGATGCGTACCTCGACGACGTGGGTGTCGACGACGAGACGTATCTCGACGCCGCCGGCATCGACACGGACGCCGTCGCCGCGGCCGCCGACCGCGCCGCGAGTGGCCCGAGTGGCGGGGCGAACCGGAAGGAGACGGTGCTGTCGGCACTCGACACGCTCGACTCACCGACCGAGGACGAACTCGTCGACTACGCGACGGAGCGGGGCGTCCCGGCCTCGTACGTTCGGGAGGCCCTGACCCGACTGGTCCGCCGTGGCGAGGTGACCGAGACGGGGGGCACCTACCGCCGGCTATGA
- a CDS encoding cupin domain-containing protein has protein sequence MDTAALSERETVEVVPGVHLTQLAAGERTSVQHFHIEPGAEVPEHSHHHEQSGYVYSGTLVFELAGGTVRAGPNEGFSIPSEEPHAAENRGDEPVQGIDVFSPPRPNPDWGEAAPNG, from the coding sequence ATGGACACCGCCGCACTGTCCGAGCGAGAGACGGTCGAGGTCGTCCCGGGCGTCCACCTGACGCAGTTGGCCGCGGGTGAGCGCACGAGCGTCCAGCACTTCCACATCGAACCCGGGGCCGAAGTCCCCGAACACAGCCACCACCACGAACAGTCCGGCTACGTCTACAGCGGAACGCTGGTCTTCGAGTTGGCCGGCGGGACAGTTCGAGCAGGCCCGAACGAAGGGTTCTCGATTCCGAGCGAGGAGCCACACGCCGCCGAGAACCGCGGCGACGAGCCAGTACAGGGTATCGACGTGTTCTCGCCGCCACGGCCGAACCCCGACTGGGGCGAGGCCGCGCCGAACGGTTAG
- a CDS encoding DUF7537 family lipoprotein: MVLRSLGVVALACCLVLAGCNAIESGGGTPTVTPAPVPTDERAVPAGGAAGSSTLATRHATVLAATNYTVVTREYIAAGNRTLRVDRNRREVARGGTAYSLQRERKVNAARTATVAPRVAYWYNGTLAVARTWATEETSYHVAPNATGPLVTPSERATLARFSAVFELTAFEVTTGTDEGGTVLRSTRVKNPAAVPHASFVERPRNASVVVRVTEAGHVSEYRYTYEGTVVGMNTSVRVVRQTRFVAVGETDVTAPEWVERAD, from the coding sequence ATGGTGCTTCGTTCCCTCGGTGTCGTCGCGCTGGCCTGCTGTCTCGTCCTCGCTGGCTGTAACGCCATCGAGAGTGGCGGGGGGACGCCGACGGTTACACCGGCACCCGTCCCCACCGACGAGCGGGCTGTACCAGCGGGAGGGGCGGCTGGCTCCTCGACGCTCGCCACCCGCCACGCGACCGTTCTCGCGGCGACCAACTACACCGTCGTGACACGCGAGTACATCGCGGCCGGGAACCGAACCCTCCGCGTCGACAGGAACAGACGTGAAGTCGCACGAGGTGGCACGGCGTACTCCCTCCAGCGCGAACGGAAAGTCAACGCGGCGCGGACGGCCACCGTCGCGCCGCGTGTCGCCTACTGGTACAACGGGACCCTCGCCGTCGCTCGGACGTGGGCCACCGAGGAAACGTCCTACCACGTGGCACCGAACGCCACCGGCCCGCTGGTGACGCCCTCCGAACGCGCCACGCTCGCGCGCTTCTCGGCCGTGTTCGAGTTGACGGCGTTCGAGGTGACGACGGGGACCGACGAGGGTGGCACGGTGTTGCGCTCGACACGGGTCAAGAATCCAGCGGCGGTGCCACACGCGTCCTTCGTCGAGCGACCGCGGAACGCGTCGGTCGTCGTCCGCGTGACGGAGGCAGGCCACGTCAGTGAGTACAGGTACACCTACGAGGGGACTGTCGTCGGGATGAATACGAGCGTCCGAGTCGTCCGGCAGACGCGGTTCGTCGCCGTCGGTGAGACCGACGTGACGGCACCGGAGTGGGTGGAACGCGCGGATTAA